A genome region from Schistocerca nitens isolate TAMUIC-IGC-003100 chromosome 4, iqSchNite1.1, whole genome shotgun sequence includes the following:
- the LOC126253154 gene encoding collagenase 3-like: MKTIILLLLFKIIYANDKSKAIKYLSDYGYLDITNVNDNTHVSDDTFREALMLFQLTYNLEISGELSDDTLNFMNMPRCGVKDEFGSYRTSLYKWNKQHIKWHYKGATKKVLQLTDAAFKIWQDKIDIQFKHDSNNPDILITNKRRKHKFEIDKSIHCSKDLDGKGNVLGHAFFPDMNNNPVEIHMDDDEIWYLEMNTNTPKGQTNLFEVLIHEIGHSLGLRHSDDYGSIMYAYYNGSHLELSQDDIDAIQSLYGKQSTQPTQVPIKPISPPIQSEPISLCQTKHIDHILFMNGILYVFYQKWVWIIQNTIPQSQLITDWLTFLPNDVNRIDGIYQRPSGELVIFSNNMVYMIHLHTLQLISGYPKPLSSTGLRNNFKLNGIVNTYSGRTFIFFNDFFYAEIDECNFKYKVRGIISREYSGLPTGINSVFRYINDRYAKMIGWDDCTAIIGCNIVYKGMMDRSDKKVHVLEFRQQ, from the exons atgaaaacaataatactcttattgttgtttaaaattatatatgccaatgataagagtaaagcaataaagtatttaagtgattatggatatttagatattacaaatgttaatgataatactcatgttagtgatgatacatttagagaagcattaatgttatttcagttaacatataatcttgaaataagtggtgaattaagtgatgatactttaaattttatgaacatgcctagatgtggtgtaaaagatgaatttggtagctatagaactagtttgtataaatggaataagcaacatatcaaatggcattataaaggtgctactaaaaaagtattacaattaactgatgcagcatttaaaatatggcaagataaaatagatattcagtttaaacatgatagcaataatcctgatatcttaattacaaataaaagacgtaaacataaatttgaaattgataaaagtatacattgttcaaaggatttagatggtaaaggtaatgttttaggtcatgcattttttccagatatgaataataatcctgtagaaatacatatggatgatgatgaaatatggtatttagagatgaatactaatacaccaaaaggacaaacaaatctatttgaagtattaatacatgagattggtcattcattaggtctacgacattcagatgattatggttcaataatgtatgcatactataatggatctcatttagaattatctcaagatgatattgatgctattcaaagtttatatggtaaacaatcaacacaaccaacacaagtaccaattaaaccaatttcaccacctatacaatcagaacctatatcattatgtcaaactaaacatattgatcacatattatttatgaatgggattttatatgttttttatcagaaatgggtgtggataattcaaaatacaataccacaatcacaattaataactgattggttaacatttttaccaaatgatgtaaaccgtatagatggtatatatcagagacctagtggtgaacttgttatattttccaataatatggtatatatgatacatttacatacattacaattgatatcaggatatccaaaaccactatctagtacaggtttacgcaataatttcaaattaaatggtatagtgaacacttattctggtagaacatttattttctttaatgactttttctatgctgaaatagatgaatgtaattttaaatataaagtacgtggtattataagtagagaatattctggattaccaactggtataaattcagtatttaggtacattaatg atagatatgcaaaaatgattggttgggatgattgtacagctataattggttgtaatattgtatataaaggaatgatggatagatcagataaaaaggtacatgtattagaatttagacaacaataa